From Candidatus Hydrogenedentota bacterium, the proteins below share one genomic window:
- a CDS encoding nucleoside permease — MNSATKLKLSVMMFLEFFIWGAWCVTLATYLGEGLKFNGAQIGNAFLTMAIASVISPIFVGMVADKFFPAQYLMGILHLLGAVLMYAASRVTDPGLFFWVLLGYTLCYMPTLSLANAIAFNQMKDSEKEFPLIRAIGTSGWIVVGLLIGYALKDVEKTNIPLQIAAASSLLMGLYSFALPHTPPKGAGKKVTLGDIFGIEAWGLLKDWYFLVFVLASLVVSATTSFYINLGNLFFNQQNLPYPAALMTGGQISEFVLTALLAYFFAKVGVKWMLVMGMLSWSLRYFLMMGGAGPGYAMWILAIIVHGFCYGFFFTAGQVYVGKVAPKSIQASAQGFIALITFGLGQGAGSKISGYIMDMNTVDSVTNWSQVWLVPAVVSLIAGVLFAVFFKVIPAEDTAANAPDTAA, encoded by the coding sequence ATGAACAGTGCAACGAAATTGAAACTCAGTGTGATGATGTTCCTCGAGTTCTTCATCTGGGGCGCCTGGTGCGTCACCCTGGCCACCTACCTTGGAGAAGGCCTCAAGTTCAACGGGGCGCAGATCGGCAACGCCTTCCTGACCATGGCCATCGCCTCCGTCATATCACCCATCTTCGTCGGCATGGTGGCGGACAAGTTTTTTCCCGCCCAGTATCTGATGGGCATCCTGCACCTGCTCGGTGCGGTGCTGATGTACGCCGCGAGCAGGGTCACCGATCCCGGCCTTTTCTTCTGGGTGCTCCTGGGCTACACCCTGTGCTACATGCCGACGCTGTCACTGGCCAACGCCATCGCCTTCAACCAGATGAAGGATTCGGAAAAGGAGTTTCCGCTGATTCGCGCCATCGGCACGAGCGGCTGGATTGTGGTCGGCCTGCTGATAGGCTATGCCCTGAAAGACGTCGAAAAGACCAACATCCCCCTGCAGATTGCCGCGGCATCCTCGCTGCTCATGGGCTTGTATTCCTTTGCGCTGCCCCACACGCCGCCCAAGGGCGCGGGCAAGAAGGTCACTCTGGGCGACATCTTCGGCATTGAGGCCTGGGGGCTGCTGAAGGACTGGTATTTCCTGGTGTTTGTGCTTGCCTCCCTCGTTGTCAGCGCCACGACTTCCTTCTACATCAATCTTGGAAACCTGTTCTTCAACCAGCAGAATCTTCCCTATCCCGCCGCGCTGATGACCGGCGGCCAGATATCCGAGTTTGTTTTGACCGCCCTGCTCGCCTACTTCTTTGCCAAGGTGGGGGTGAAATGGATGCTGGTCATGGGCATGCTTTCCTGGTCATTGCGCTACTTCCTGATGATGGGCGGCGCCGGCCCGGGATATGCGATGTGGATCCTTGCCATCATTGTTCACGGCTTCTGCTACGGTTTCTTCTTCACGGCAGGGCAGGTCTATGTGGGCAAGGTGGCGCCAAAGTCCATCCAGGCAAGCGCGCAGGGCTTTATCGCCCTCATTACCTTCGGCCTGGGCCAGGGGGCGGGATCAAAAATCTCCGGGTATATCATGGACATGAACACGGTTGATTCCGTCACCAACTGGTCCCAGGTCTGGCTGGTGCCCGCCGTGGTGTCCCTGATCGCGGGAGTGCTTTTCGCCGTGTTTTTCAAGGTAATACCCGCCGAGGACACTGCGGCGAACGCCCCGGACACTGCGGCGTGA